A DNA window from Sediminitomix flava contains the following coding sequences:
- a CDS encoding biotin/lipoyl-containing protein: protein MFNFFKKSSPKRKPTPIKRTEPAQVIRMPKMSDKMEFGVVSKWCVRLGDYINSGDVLVEVETDKATMELESYEDGKVLYLSVREGEKVDVNGVLVIIGNEGEDISHLLPTTD from the coding sequence ATGTTTAATTTTTTCAAAAAATCATCCCCTAAACGTAAGCCTACACCCATAAAAAGAACTGAACCAGCTCAAGTAATCCGAATGCCGAAAATGTCAGATAAGATGGAATTTGGAGTTGTTTCTAAATGGTGTGTGAGACTTGGAGATTACATCAACTCTGGGGATGTGTTAGTAGAAGTTGAAACAGATAAAGCCACGATGGAGCTAGAGTCTTATGAAGATGGAAAAGTATTATACTTGTCTGTTCGTGAAGGTGAAAAAGTTGATGTAAACGGAGTACTCGTTATTATTGGGAATGAAGGAGAAGATATCAGTCACCTTCTACCAACTACTGATTAG
- a CDS encoding class I SAM-dependent methyltransferase, which yields MKMKIEDIAKLSEAPKLYEKGSAFMWTDPYISKQLLQIHLNPDIDVASRKKATIERTINWILEDQTDGKALNILDLGCGPGLYTELFAKNGHKVTGIDISQNSIAYASQSAKENGLAIDYKNVSYLDADLGEEQYDLIVMIYTDMGVLSPIEREQLLANCYRALKKGGVFIFDVLKDKDFKDKLSPKSWESSEKGFWRGTPYLALSESFLYEQEKVILSQHIIINEKEGIETYRFWTHFFSEDDLAKLLEQHHFQNIEFLDDILPESDMWNGDNVIFTKCVK from the coding sequence ATGAAAATGAAAATAGAAGATATCGCTAAACTTTCAGAAGCACCTAAGCTTTATGAGAAAGGTTCGGCTTTTATGTGGACAGACCCTTATATCTCCAAACAACTTCTTCAGATTCACTTGAATCCGGATATCGATGTGGCAAGCCGTAAAAAGGCTACCATAGAAAGAACAATCAATTGGATTTTAGAAGACCAAACTGACGGTAAAGCGTTAAATATCTTAGACCTTGGTTGTGGTCCGGGCTTATACACTGAGCTTTTTGCTAAAAATGGACATAAGGTTACAGGAATCGATATATCTCAAAACTCCATAGCTTACGCATCTCAATCTGCAAAAGAGAACGGATTAGCAATTGACTACAAAAATGTTAGTTATTTGGATGCAGACTTAGGTGAAGAACAGTATGATCTGATTGTCATGATTTATACGGATATGGGGGTGCTATCTCCTATAGAAAGAGAACAGCTATTAGCGAATTGCTATCGTGCACTAAAGAAGGGTGGAGTTTTCATTTTTGATGTATTAAAAGATAAGGACTTTAAAGATAAACTGTCACCAAAGTCTTGGGAATCTAGTGAAAAAGGATTTTGGAGGGGAACGCCATATTTAGCCCTATCCGAATCATTTCTTTATGAACAAGAAAAAGTCATTCTGTCGCAGCATATTATTATTAATGAAAAAGAAGGAATAGAAACTTATCGATTTTGGACACACTTCTTTTCCGAAGATGATCTTGCAAAGCTGTTAGAGCAGCATCATTTTCAAAACATCGAATTCCTTGATGATATTCTGCCCGAGAGTGATATGTGGAATGGAGATAATGTGATTTTTACCAAGTGCGTGAAGTAG
- a CDS encoding GyrI-like domain-containing protein gives MKPHHLLDQIRFESICDGKSIQMLHIGSYDNEPKSFEQMENYSKESNLARKSKIHREIYLSDFRKVPEEKLKTVLRFQVNPKA, from the coding sequence ATGAAACCACATCATCTCTTAGATCAAATTCGATTTGAAAGTATTTGTGATGGAAAATCCATTCAGATGCTTCATATTGGTAGTTATGATAACGAGCCTAAAAGCTTTGAGCAAATGGAAAATTATTCCAAAGAATCGAACCTAGCAAGAAAATCTAAAATACACAGAGAAATTTACCTCTCTGATTTTCGAAAAGTACCCGAAGAAAAACTTAAAACTGTACTCCGTTTTCAAGTTAATCCAAAAGCATAG
- a CDS encoding InlB B-repeat-containing protein yields the protein MELFASFLQNSRLYFILLGIFFSSAICKQTYAQVPLSGTGEADTPYLIENLEDLRWISEGGSDSTDNQTRWSYHYRMVNDIDAADTKDWNEGEGFSPIGADGNAFTGVFDGAGNTISNLYINRPNSENVGFISSAWLGSKIENIGLINLDITARKYIGGLVANPNNSVIENCFTHGKIKGQSHIGGLCNYAFRSSLINSFSNVNITGNNDIGGLLCSIGSSTLKYCYASGQINGKSDLGGIVVNRNKSSVSSTYWDKETTGVATSELSNDEFGLVTEAFADIDHFYDFDFSNHWEIALLTELDSVHRPYLKSFLYDKSIKVFPSIPNTTQTISGNGETQVGAEVNLHFTPKSGYRFIAWETKGGEELSSENPYSFTFEENSPTDYIAKVEESYSFEGGNGSVHAPYQIASLEQLAYLSNVESLRKNKYYELINDIDASPTKEWNNGKGFKPIGYLDTLSFNGNYHTIKGLYINRKESYVGLFGFLRQGEIKNVRLEDCEIYGTDLVGGLIGYFSDSYGHSTIQNCEVSGKITAKHFVSGGIAGSLYNTDIINCYSFADVLGKEVVGGVVASIGGEGLMKNCYAAGLVEGEDRVGGILPTIDKELIQYSYWDSETTTQPKELSNTAINKGLLTPEFADPRNFKTWDFDADWEIRTVGEHQRPALMGFYYDRILQASSNRPEGIKRVLGIGGKNIGDTVKIEVIISGGFRVNQLTDEHGNTLSNTNVYEFVLQNDSPTQFYIHLEEDISFAGGTGTRNNPYQIENLAQLEQLSYFPHLWNQHFILIDDIDASSTAFANKGAGFKPIGQIEPFFTGSFDGGNHIIKGLTIYRPLDSEIGLFGKIVGGEVVNLGMENVAVSGSKFVGGLVGYFDEGTLNSSYVTGTVSGEEYNIGGILGACSEVNFSNCFSNTEVTGDRSVGGLVGSLWNWTVPIYNLYQIGAVKGRDNYNAGLISGNYYNTDKGHHVYHTNYNAETEYTPYVYPINGLEADEFSDLNNFVDWDKFDQWEVRLINDIDSVSRPYLKRFLYHNWLDVSTNYEMGIERITGTALLEEGGEYTIEAILKPGYTFEKWIDGEGNELSTTNPYAFTYTSTSSTKLIAVLSESYQFDEGTGDENSPYHITTVEQLRYLANNSSLWDKHFILMNDLDLSESNQWDNGQGLSPIGHLGIPFSGYFDGNEHFIKNLYINRPNKSFVGLFGYLKNATVNKLGLTNTTVTGKNKVGAIVGELYDAEVSECLVHGEVHGQLDVGGIVGATVRDQSSVRLYTSQALVDVHGKQQVGGAVGRHTSYQTLSLSRVYAAGIVSGEEPLGGIVGATSSTQELYSWGSYWDVDYSGVTNTVDKAEGLSTEDFSDLANLSGFDSTSWIIATKTEFDQVPRPYLYWLFPKITASSSNVGWGKVEGEGHFLEGSEVQLVSMPEEGFYVKEWLLNGEVVGTDSILTINVTDDAHYEAVFDRVTLDIDIEVIGNGYVSLSDTTLDYGSSLTLNIEANDQNYELKEVIVNGNSLGEIYYYNFWGIKEDLHIKIEFKELELFNVKIEVEGHGNVSMSDTVVHYGTPLFFEFTPDEGYELNEVILNGDTLDNSLYLNVWQVTEDQNLKVGFREIVTSAENKNEIKVFPNPVSEGKLTLQNIPFGSVVVLFDVSAREVFRKEVNKEEDYINTMSLPIGVYYLIVKPRDSEKGFAQKIIIE from the coding sequence ATGGAACTTTTTGCATCTTTTCTTCAAAATTCAAGATTATATTTTATTCTTCTTGGAATCTTTTTTTCATCAGCTATTTGTAAACAGACTTACGCTCAAGTTCCTTTGTCTGGGACAGGAGAGGCTGATACTCCGTATTTGATTGAGAACTTAGAAGATCTTCGTTGGATTTCAGAAGGAGGAAGTGATAGTACTGATAACCAAACTAGGTGGTCTTATCATTATAGAATGGTAAATGATATAGATGCTGCGGATACTAAAGATTGGAATGAAGGAGAGGGCTTTAGCCCTATAGGAGCTGATGGAAATGCATTTACAGGAGTATTTGATGGTGCAGGAAATACTATTTCGAACTTGTATATTAATCGACCAAACTCAGAAAATGTAGGGTTTATATCTTCTGCGTGGTTAGGTTCAAAAATTGAAAACATAGGGCTAATAAATCTGGATATTACAGCACGAAAATATATAGGTGGCTTAGTGGCAAACCCCAACAATTCGGTAATCGAAAATTGCTTTACTCATGGAAAAATAAAAGGACAGTCACATATTGGTGGACTTTGTAATTATGCCTTTAGATCATCACTGATAAACTCTTTTTCCAATGTCAACATTACAGGAAATAACGATATAGGAGGGCTGCTCTGTAGTATTGGCAGCAGTACGCTAAAATACTGTTATGCTTCGGGACAAATTAATGGTAAATCTGATTTAGGGGGCATCGTCGTAAATCGAAATAAGTCATCTGTTTCTAGTACTTATTGGGATAAAGAAACAACAGGTGTGGCCACATCGGAGTTATCAAATGATGAATTTGGATTAGTTACTGAAGCTTTCGCAGATATAGACCATTTCTATGACTTTGACTTTTCAAATCATTGGGAAATTGCCTTACTTACAGAGCTTGACAGTGTCCACCGTCCATATCTGAAATCCTTTCTATATGATAAATCTATTAAGGTATTTCCTAGTATCCCAAATACTACTCAAACCATTTCGGGGAATGGTGAGACACAAGTAGGAGCTGAAGTAAATCTTCATTTTACCCCAAAGTCTGGTTATAGATTCATTGCTTGGGAAACAAAAGGTGGAGAAGAACTATCCTCTGAAAACCCTTATTCTTTCACCTTTGAAGAGAATTCTCCTACAGACTATATCGCAAAAGTAGAAGAGTCTTATTCTTTTGAAGGAGGAAATGGTTCAGTTCATGCTCCTTACCAAATCGCAAGTTTAGAACAATTGGCTTATTTGTCTAATGTGGAATCTCTTAGAAAAAATAAGTATTATGAACTGATCAACGATATTGATGCTAGTCCAACTAAGGAGTGGAATAATGGTAAAGGGTTTAAACCTATTGGCTATTTAGACACACTATCATTTAATGGTAATTATCATACAATAAAGGGTTTATATATTAATAGAAAAGAGTCTTATGTTGGGCTTTTTGGTTTTTTACGTCAAGGAGAAATCAAGAATGTGAGGTTAGAAGATTGTGAAATATACGGAACAGACCTTGTGGGTGGACTTATAGGGTATTTTAGTGATAGTTATGGGCATTCAACCATTCAGAATTGTGAGGTGTCAGGAAAAATTACGGCAAAACATTTTGTTAGTGGTGGTATTGCAGGCAGTCTTTATAATACAGATATCATAAACTGTTATTCTTTCGCAGATGTGTTGGGTAAAGAAGTAGTAGGTGGAGTAGTAGCTAGTATAGGTGGAGAAGGCCTTATGAAGAACTGTTATGCTGCAGGTCTTGTAGAAGGAGAAGATCGAGTAGGGGGAATTCTTCCAACAATTGATAAAGAGTTGATACAATATAGTTATTGGGATTCAGAAACGACGACACAACCTAAAGAACTATCTAATACAGCCATAAATAAAGGTCTTCTGACCCCAGAATTTGCTGATCCGAGAAACTTTAAAACTTGGGATTTTGATGCTGATTGGGAAATTCGAACAGTTGGCGAACATCAACGCCCTGCGCTGATGGGTTTTTACTATGACCGTATATTGCAAGCATCATCTAACAGACCTGAAGGCATCAAACGTGTACTGGGGATTGGTGGAAAGAATATTGGAGATACCGTTAAAATTGAAGTGATTATTAGTGGAGGTTTTAGGGTAAATCAACTCACAGATGAGCACGGTAACACGCTTTCTAATACTAATGTTTATGAATTTGTTTTACAAAACGACTCTCCTACACAGTTCTATATTCATTTAGAAGAAGATATTTCTTTTGCTGGTGGTACAGGTACAAGAAATAATCCTTATCAAATTGAAAATTTAGCACAACTTGAGCAATTGAGTTATTTTCCTCATTTATGGAATCAACATTTTATATTGATAGATGATATAGATGCGTCTTCTACGGCTTTTGCAAATAAAGGAGCAGGATTTAAACCTATCGGACAAATAGAACCGTTCTTTACAGGAAGTTTTGACGGAGGTAATCATATAATCAAAGGATTAACTATTTATCGTCCCCTAGATTCAGAGATAGGTCTGTTCGGTAAAATTGTAGGAGGAGAAGTTGTAAATCTAGGAATGGAGAATGTCGCTGTCTCAGGAAGTAAGTTTGTAGGAGGTTTAGTTGGGTATTTTGATGAGGGGACATTAAACAGCAGTTATGTAACTGGAACTGTTTCGGGAGAAGAATACAACATTGGGGGAATCTTAGGGGCTTGTTCGGAGGTGAATTTCTCAAATTGTTTTTCAAATACAGAAGTGACAGGTGATCGTTCTGTTGGAGGGCTTGTTGGCTCACTTTGGAATTGGACTGTTCCTATCTATAACTTATACCAAATAGGAGCTGTAAAAGGAAGAGACAACTATAACGCTGGTCTTATATCTGGAAATTATTACAATACCGACAAAGGTCATCATGTCTATCATACAAATTATAACGCTGAAACAGAGTATACTCCTTATGTATACCCGATAAATGGGTTAGAAGCTGACGAATTCTCAGACCTAAATAACTTTGTGGATTGGGATAAATTTGATCAATGGGAAGTAAGGCTTATCAATGATATAGATAGTGTATCGAGACCATACTTGAAAAGATTCCTATATCATAATTGGCTAGATGTATCTACAAATTATGAAATGGGAATAGAAAGAATAACAGGAACGGCTCTTTTAGAGGAAGGAGGTGAGTATACAATTGAAGCTATATTGAAACCTGGTTATACTTTTGAAAAGTGGATTGATGGAGAAGGAAATGAGTTGAGTACTACAAATCCTTATGCCTTTACGTATACTTCGACAAGTTCAACTAAGCTTATCGCAGTATTGAGCGAGTCTTATCAGTTTGATGAAGGAACAGGAGATGAAAATTCACCTTATCACATCACAACGGTTGAGCAGCTTCGTTATTTAGCAAATAATTCATCTCTTTGGGATAAGCATTTTATTTTGATGAATGATTTAGATCTCAGTGAATCAAACCAATGGGATAATGGGCAGGGTTTAAGTCCTATTGGTCATTTAGGAATTCCTTTCTCAGGATATTTTGATGGCAATGAACACTTTATTAAGAATTTGTATATAAATAGACCTAATAAATCTTTTGTGGGCTTATTCGGGTATTTAAAAAATGCAACAGTGAATAAATTGGGGCTTACAAATACCACAGTTACAGGAAAGAACAAGGTTGGTGCAATTGTCGGAGAACTCTATGATGCTGAAGTAAGTGAGTGTTTAGTTCATGGCGAGGTACATGGACAATTAGATGTTGGAGGTATTGTAGGTGCAACAGTCAGAGATCAAAGCTCGGTGCGTTTGTATACCTCTCAAGCTTTAGTAGATGTACATGGAAAACAACAAGTAGGAGGAGCTGTAGGTAGACATACATCTTATCAGACTCTTTCTTTGAGTAGAGTGTATGCTGCTGGTATAGTCTCAGGAGAAGAGCCTCTAGGTGGTATTGTTGGGGCTACAAGTAGTACACAAGAGTTATATAGTTGGGGTTCATATTGGGATGTAGACTATTCAGGAGTTACAAATACAGTAGATAAGGCGGAAGGGCTTTCTACGGAGGATTTCTCAGATTTAGCGAACTTGTCCGGCTTTGATAGTACTTCATGGATTATTGCGACCAAGACAGAATTTGATCAAGTTCCTCGCCCTTATTTATATTGGCTATTCCCAAAAATTACGGCAAGTTCTTCAAATGTAGGATGGGGAAAAGTAGAAGGGGAAGGTCATTTCCTTGAAGGTTCTGAAGTTCAATTAGTATCAATGCCAGAAGAAGGCTTCTATGTCAAAGAATGGTTATTGAATGGGGAGGTTGTCGGAACAGATAGTATTCTTACTATTAATGTAACTGATGACGCACACTATGAGGCTGTATTCGATAGAGTTACTCTAGATATAGATATAGAAGTAATAGGTAACGGATATGTTTCATTAAGTGATACAACATTAGATTATGGCAGTTCATTGACGCTTAATATTGAAGCCAATGATCAAAACTATGAACTAAAAGAAGTTATTGTAAATGGGAATTCATTAGGAGAAATCTATTACTATAATTTTTGGGGTATAAAGGAAGACTTACATATTAAGATTGAATTTAAAGAACTCGAATTATTCAATGTGAAAATTGAAGTTGAAGGACATGGGAATGTCTCAATGAGTGATACGGTTGTGCATTATGGAACACCATTATTTTTTGAGTTTACTCCTGATGAAGGGTATGAACTAAATGAGGTTATTTTAAATGGAGATACCTTAGATAACAGTTTATATCTGAATGTGTGGCAGGTAACTGAAGATCAGAATTTAAAGGTTGGCTTTAGGGAAATTGTTACTTCAGCAGAAAATAAGAATGAAATTAAAGTCTTTCCAAACCCAGTATCTGAAGGAAAATTAACACTTCAAAATATTCCTTTTGGATCTGTTGTGGTATTATTTGATGTTTCTGCTCGTGAAGTCTTTAGAAAGGAGGTAAACAAAGAGGAAGATTATATCAATACAATGTCACTTCCAATTGGAGTATATTATTTGATAGTAAAACCTCGAGATAGTGAGAAGGGCTTTGCTCAGAAAATTATCATAGAATAA
- a CDS encoding winged helix-turn-helix transcriptional regulator translates to MSSERKENSTDNINRNELLITCPFMRALTMIEGRWKLVIICRLRDHGNQSFSGFQKLIPNASKRMLAKALNELVADNIVHKQKSNSYPISTSYSLSEHGINLLPVIEQLKEWGLKVKPQIEPIY, encoded by the coding sequence ATGAGCAGTGAAAGGAAAGAAAACTCTACAGATAATATTAACCGTAATGAACTACTCATTACGTGCCCATTTATGAGAGCTTTAACAATGATAGAGGGTAGATGGAAACTTGTAATTATTTGCCGGTTGAGAGATCATGGAAATCAAAGTTTTTCAGGATTCCAAAAGTTGATTCCTAATGCGTCAAAGAGAATGTTGGCAAAGGCATTGAATGAATTGGTGGCTGATAATATTGTACATAAACAGAAATCGAATTCATACCCAATTTCGACATCGTATTCTTTATCTGAACACGGTATCAACTTGTTACCAGTTATTGAACAACTAAAAGAGTGGGGATTAAAAGTAAAACCTCAAATCGAACCAATATATTAA
- a CDS encoding LysE family translocator, giving the protein MNQALLLPFLSYAIVTTITPGPNNITATSAGIQLSYKKTVPYLLGISVGFFVIMLIAGSFTSYFTSQNDNLFSVIKWFGAVYILYLAFIPFINVKNKKNKSLNKNYSFITGFGLQLINPKVILYGVTIYSSFTQLIGGSNIRVVSSAIFLSALAFVCTSIWAILGTTLSSYFENKTFSLVFNSILALLLIYIATTIILI; this is encoded by the coding sequence ATGAATCAAGCATTACTCCTTCCGTTTCTAAGCTATGCAATTGTGACAACAATTACACCCGGACCTAATAATATTACTGCGACCTCTGCAGGGATACAGTTAAGTTATAAGAAGACTGTTCCTTATCTTTTAGGTATTTCAGTCGGCTTCTTCGTGATTATGCTAATTGCGGGTTCATTTACATCTTATTTCACATCCCAAAACGACAACTTGTTTAGTGTCATCAAATGGTTTGGTGCTGTTTATATTTTGTATCTAGCTTTTATTCCTTTTATCAATGTGAAAAACAAAAAAAATAAAAGTCTAAATAAAAACTATTCATTCATAACGGGCTTCGGATTACAGCTTATCAATCCCAAAGTTATCCTCTACGGGGTTACAATCTACTCTTCTTTTACCCAACTGATAGGAGGTTCAAATATAAGAGTTGTCAGCTCTGCTATTTTTCTTTCCGCTTTAGCCTTTGTTTGTACTTCCATATGGGCAATACTTGGAACTACACTATCATCATACTTTGAGAATAAAACCTTTTCTCTTGTCTTCAATTCCATTTTAGCCTTATTATTAATATACATAGCCACTACAATTATACTTATCTGA